A part of Rhinolophus ferrumequinum isolate MPI-CBG mRhiFer1 chromosome 11, mRhiFer1_v1.p, whole genome shotgun sequence genomic DNA contains:
- the XNDC1N gene encoding protein XNDC1N, with amino-acid sequence MAPVKISHVVSFSSQDPRYPVENLLNPDSQGGPWLSCPKDKSGQLKVELQLERAVPIGYIDVGNCGCAFLQIDVGRSSWSLDRPFVTLLPATMLMSLADSKQGKNRSGVRMFKDDDFLAPASGESWDRLRLTCSQPFTRHQSFGLAFLHVCSSLDSLDAPVVGASAPVSSGLSQGSSDAPESGPSPWMANPSIRRTFFPDPQTSTKEISELKNILKQLQPGTLGRSGRMVLSAVRRAPPASVASPNNPAERGTSHPDSKEPRPKEQNAENDVGRPKRRKVQARRSLSNSNSQPDRRGVAKAGHREQHRPQARSSGVQESGECPICAGSFNIEILPQHAATCGETSPPHPASPSSSSSSSLSVLWVSSESSSPVSWVQCPICQLQFSAGEVEEHASMCGELPQA; translated from the exons ATGGCTCCTGTGAAGATCAGCCATGTGGTGTCCTTTTCCTCTCAG GATCCCAGGTATCCTGTGGAGAACTTGCTGAACCCAGACAGTCAGGGGGGCCCTTGGCTCAGCTGCCCTAAGGACAAGAGTGGGCAACTGAAAGTGGAACTACAGCTGGAGAGGGCGGTGCCCATTGGCTACATCGATGTGG GTAACTGTGGCTGTGCTTTCCTACAAATTGATGTGGGCCGTTCTTCCTGGTCCCTGGACAGACCTTTTGTCACGCTGCTCCCTGCAACCATGCTAATGTCCCTAGCTGATTCAAAGCAGGGAAAAAACCGCTCAGGGGTCCGCATGTTTAAAGATG atGATTTCCTGGCTCCAGCCTCAGGTGAGTCATGGGATCGACTTCGCCTGACCTGCTCCCAGCCCTTCACACGTCATCAGTCCTTTGGCCTGGCCTTCCTGCACGTGTGTTCCTCGCTGGACTCCTTAGATGCCCCTGTGGTGGGTGCCTCAGCCCCTGTGAGCTCTGGGCTGAGCCAG GGCTCTTCTGACGCCCCCGAGTCTGGTCCCAGCCCGTGGATGGCTAATCCTTCCATCCGGAGGACATTCTTTCCAGATCCCCAAAC GAGCACCAAGGAAATTTCAGAGCTTAAGAATATCCTAAAGCAGCTGCAACCAGGCACTTTGGGGCGTTCGGGCCGCATGGTGCTTTCAGCTGTCCGCAGGGCACCTCCAGCCAGTGTGGCAAGCCCAAACAACCCTGCAGAACGAGGTACCAGTCATCCAGACAGCAAAG AGCCAAGACCAAAGGAGCAAAATGCAGAGAATGATGTGGGCAGGCCGAAGAGACGGAAAGTGCAAGCCCGCAG GTCTTTATCCAACTCGAACTCTCAGCCAGACAGGAGGGGAGTAGCAAAAGCAGGGCACAGAGAACAGCACCGACCCCAAGCCCGAAGCAGCGGTGTCCAGGAGAGTGGAGAGTGCCCCATTTGTGCAG GTTCCTTCAATATTGAGATTCTTCCCCAGCATGCTGCCACTTGTGGAGAGACCTCCCCACCTCACCCAGCCTCTCCCTCCTCGTCATCGTCGTCATCACTGTCTGTACTGTGGGTGTCCTCGGAGAGCTCATCACCTGTTTCATGGGTCCAGTGCCCTATCTGCCAATTGCAGTTCTCAGCAGGAGAAGTAGAAGAACATGCCAGCATGTGTGGGGAGCTCCCTCAGGCTTGA